One window of the Candidatus Chryseobacterium colombiense genome contains the following:
- a CDS encoding S41 family peptidase has protein sequence MKKFSPILLFMFILSSCSSVKKHNEQRSVCIAPEDLKEDVDYAYAKIKEMHPRLYWYISESQLDYKFDSLKHTINQPLTPLEFYFKLQPVIASIKEGHLSLRIPIKKFTKKEIRSLDNKKGMFSRFEYYVTGEHLYIIENKDSIENIKPGTEILKINDVPVPVYLKKYKNLISSDGYNTTFQPYFLKDIFFNFYSAEFGFNDTAKIETLYNKKIKTYTLKRAEKSKTDFEKDREQKKKTLEKKVNDYVAFNDSYNRTFKFVDPDSSIAYIKVKSFSRTYSEKFYKETFTKIKNAGAKYLIIDIRNNYGGSLDEINNLYSYLAPGPFTLIKRSQVTSKTSPLKTNYFRKSNALDYTFKSFLYPAYIISQTMNTYKKDSIVYYKMKADRETQPQKDAFHGKVFVLINGGSFSASSILSAKLKNDKLATLVGEETGGANDGTIAGFYSYQKLPHSKISLPIGLALVQPNISFTNTERGVLPDVTITENIQDILDKKDRQMEWVMKKIGNEKNGK, from the coding sequence TTGAAAAAGTTTTCCCCCATTCTATTATTCATGTTCATCCTTTCGTCCTGCTCATCTGTTAAAAAACATAATGAGCAGAGGAGTGTATGTATTGCCCCTGAAGACCTGAAAGAGGATGTAGACTACGCGTATGCAAAAATCAAGGAAATGCACCCCAGACTTTACTGGTACATTTCAGAAAGCCAGTTAGATTATAAGTTTGACAGCCTTAAGCATACTATAAACCAGCCCCTTACTCCGCTTGAGTTTTATTTTAAGTTACAGCCCGTAATTGCCAGCATCAAAGAAGGGCATCTTTCTTTAAGAATCCCGATAAAAAAATTCACGAAAAAAGAAATCAGATCCTTAGATAATAAAAAAGGGATGTTCAGCCGGTTTGAATATTATGTAACCGGTGAGCATCTGTATATTATTGAAAACAAAGATTCGATAGAAAATATAAAACCGGGAACTGAAATTTTAAAAATCAATGATGTTCCTGTACCTGTGTATTTAAAGAAGTATAAAAACCTCATCAGCAGTGATGGGTACAATACTACCTTTCAGCCTTATTTTTTAAAGGATATATTTTTTAATTTTTACAGTGCCGAATTTGGCTTTAATGATACCGCGAAAATCGAAACTCTTTATAATAAAAAAATTAAAACCTATACTTTAAAAAGAGCCGAAAAATCTAAAACTGATTTCGAAAAAGATAGGGAACAAAAAAAGAAAACGCTGGAGAAAAAGGTAAATGACTATGTTGCCTTTAATGACTCATATAACCGTACCTTCAAATTTGTGGACCCAGATAGCAGTATTGCGTACATTAAAGTCAAAAGCTTTTCGAGAACCTATTCAGAAAAATTTTACAAAGAGACTTTTACCAAAATTAAAAATGCAGGTGCAAAATACCTCATCATAGATATCCGTAATAATTATGGCGGGTCTCTGGATGAAATTAACAATCTGTATTCTTATTTGGCTCCCGGACCATTTACCTTGATTAAACGTTCTCAGGTCACTTCAAAAACGAGCCCCTTAAAAACCAATTATTTCAGAAAAAGCAATGCATTAGACTACACTTTTAAAAGCTTTCTTTATCCTGCATATATTATAAGTCAGACGATGAATACTTATAAAAAGGACAGCATTGTTTATTATAAAATGAAAGCAGATCGAGAAACCCAACCTCAAAAAGATGCTTTTCACGGAAAGGTTTTTGTGCTTATCAACGGAGGAAGTTTTTCAGCCTCCTCAATTTTATCTGCAAAGCTTAAAAATGATAAACTAGCGACTTTGGTTGGAGAAGAAACGGGAGGTGCCAATGACGGCACCATTGCCGGATTTTATTCTTATCAGAAACTGCCTCATTCAAAAATAAGCTTACCGATCGGATTGGCTCTAGTACAGCCCAATATTTCTTTCACGAATACAGAAAGGGGTGTTCTTCCTGACGTAACGATTACAGAAAACATTCAGGACATTTTAGATAAAAAAGACCGTCAGATGGAATGGGTGATGAAGAAAATTGGTAATGAGAAAAATGGAAAATAA
- a CDS encoding GNAT family N-acetyltransferase: protein MENIKFEISPYQDELQILIDEKKAGYMSIEIDGRLLIVYYTKLNEEVEGKGYAKMLLDELVRYAEEKDLLVDPECDFVRQQFENHPARYKDIWHA, encoded by the coding sequence ATGGAAAATATAAAATTTGAAATATCTCCCTATCAAGACGAATTGCAGATATTGATTGATGAAAAAAAAGCAGGCTATATGTCCATAGAAATTGACGGAAGACTCCTTATTGTGTATTACACGAAGCTTAATGAGGAAGTGGAGGGAAAAGGATACGCCAAAATGCTTTTAGACGAATTGGTACGCTATGCCGAAGAAAAAGATTTGCTGGTAGATCCTGAATGTGATTTTGTGAGACAACAATTCGAAAATCATCCGGCAAGATATAAAGACATTTGGCATGCCTGA
- a CDS encoding YdcF family protein yields the protein MSKNIFKFFKIFASVIILWFFVHSTYITIDGLSDHDQHADLAVILGNKVNEDGTLSKRLEKRLESGIDLYQNHRIKKILVSGGLGKEGFYEGDKMKEFLVEKGIPDSLIIVDNHGDNTRATVINTLKLKPQLKFNSIIIVSQYFHVTRTKKLFEDQGFENVSSVSPNYFEFRDLYSILREFPAYYT from the coding sequence ATGAGTAAAAATATTTTTAAATTCTTTAAAATTTTTGCTTCTGTAATTATTTTATGGTTTTTCGTTCATTCTACTTACATTACCATTGATGGCCTTTCTGATCATGATCAACATGCTGATCTTGCTGTTATTTTGGGAAATAAAGTTAATGAAGATGGAACTTTATCTAAAAGATTGGAAAAACGTCTGGAAAGCGGAATTGATCTATATCAAAATCATCGTATAAAAAAGATTTTAGTGAGTGGCGGATTAGGGAAAGAAGGATTTTATGAAGGCGACAAAATGAAAGAGTTTCTTGTTGAAAAAGGTATTCCAGATTCTCTGATTATTGTTGATAATCATGGAGATAACACAAGAGCAACCGTTATTAATACCCTAAAACTAAAACCTCAGCTAAAATTCAACAGTATCATTATTGTCTCTCAGTATTTTCATGTGACACGGACAAAAAAATTATTTGAAGATCAGGGTTTTGAAAATGTAAGCAGTGTAAGCCCCAATTATTTTGAATTCAGAGATCTTTACTCAATTTTAAGAGAATTTCCGGCTTATTATACCTAA
- a CDS encoding MBL fold metallo-hydrolase: protein MIYIFITITVLVILYFIVTSQDVFGAEAKGERLARMQQSKHFKDKQFQNLSHTPSLAEGYSMPKVLYDFFFKKKTPFLKPSKKLPSIHTDLKNLPKDQDVFIWIGHSSYFIQTDGVSFLIDPVLSLYGSPFKFFNKAFAGADIFKPEDIPTIDYLVITHDHYDHLDYPTVKAIKDKVGKVIVPLGVGAHLEKWGYSPGQLIEEEWGGEAVLKNTIKIIFTPARHFSGRKMKRNVTLWTSYVLQTPTKKIFLGGDSGYDTHFKMIGEQFGPFDYAIMENGQYNEAWKYIHALPQDVIQASIDVKAKKIIPVHSSKFALALHPWNEPLEKVVALGKEKKMNILTPMIGEPVDLNKEDQQFRIWWED from the coding sequence ATGATATATATATTTATTACAATAACGGTTTTAGTCATCCTGTATTTTATAGTGACCAGTCAGGATGTTTTCGGGGCAGAGGCAAAAGGGGAAAGACTGGCAAGAATGCAGCAGTCAAAGCATTTTAAAGATAAGCAGTTCCAGAATTTAAGCCATACCCCTTCACTGGCAGAAGGATATTCGATGCCTAAAGTATTATATGATTTCTTTTTCAAAAAGAAAACTCCGTTTTTGAAGCCTTCAAAAAAACTTCCGTCTATTCATACAGATTTGAAAAACCTTCCAAAAGATCAGGATGTTTTTATCTGGATAGGACATTCATCATATTTTATTCAGACAGATGGGGTTTCATTTTTGATTGATCCCGTGCTCAGTTTGTATGGTTCTCCTTTCAAATTTTTCAATAAGGCATTTGCCGGAGCCGATATTTTCAAACCGGAAGATATTCCGACGATAGATTATTTAGTAATTACACATGATCATTATGATCATTTGGATTATCCGACCGTAAAAGCAATTAAAGATAAAGTAGGAAAAGTTATCGTACCTCTCGGTGTGGGGGCTCATTTAGAAAAATGGGGATATTCACCTGGTCAGCTTATTGAAGAAGAATGGGGAGGTGAAGCTGTCTTAAAGAATACCATTAAAATAATTTTTACTCCTGCAAGGCATTTTTCGGGAAGAAAGATGAAAAGGAATGTTACATTATGGACATCTTATGTATTGCAAACTCCTACCAAAAAAATATTTTTAGGAGGTGATAGCGGATATGATACCCATTTTAAAATGATCGGAGAACAATTTGGCCCGTTTGACTATGCCATTATGGAGAACGGACAGTATAATGAAGCTTGGAAATATATTCATGCCTTACCGCAAGATGTGATTCAGGCAAGTATAGATGTGAAGGCAAAAAAGATTATTCCGGTACACTCTTCAAAATTCGCACTGGCATTGCATCCATGGAATGAACCTTTGGAAAAAGTAGTCGCTCTCGGAAAAGAAAAAAAAATGAATATTTTGACGCCTATGATTGGTGAGCCTGTTGACCTCAATAAAGAAGATCAGCAGTTCAGGATCTGGTGGGAAGACTGA